A portion of the Bactrocera neohumeralis isolate Rockhampton chromosome 2, APGP_CSIRO_Bneo_wtdbg2-racon-allhic-juicebox.fasta_v2, whole genome shotgun sequence genome contains these proteins:
- the LOC126751128 gene encoding GILT-like protein 1: MLKNEIKWSVLLLLQFVFVVSTGAQGGPSVAADKLDVTILYESLCPDSIRFMGRQLAPAYGNLKQNLNVNLVPFGKSRSVNHGSEFYCQHGPAECAGNRLQSCVLNQPSTQDQRVRFAICQMLANDKQNVEECTDLVGLSSDVDGCVKTNVGTQLQLLAEQVTNQYSPSFVPTIIYDGVFNQQLQDASQYDFRGTVCALLQKRGIVNDSCSE; the protein is encoded by the exons ATgctgaaaaacgaaattaaatggTCTGTGCTTTTATTGCTCCAATTCGTGTTTGTTGTATCAACGGGCGCACAAGGCGGCCCAAGTGTTGCTGCAGACAAG CTTGACGTTACCATTTTGTATGAATCTCTTTGTCCGGACAGCATTCGATTCATGGGCAGGCAGCTGGCGCCAGCCTATGGAAATCTCAAACAAAACTTAAATGTAAATCTGGTGCCATTCGGGAAATCGCGT TCTGTCAACCATGGCAGCGAGTTCTATTGCCAGCATGGACCCGCAGAATGTGCTGGAAATCGTTTGCAGTCGTGTGTCTTGAATCAGCCAAGTACGCAGGATCAGCGTGTGCGCTTTGCCATCTGTCAAATGTTGGCGAACGATAAACAGAATGTGGAAGAA TGCACCGACTTGGTGGGCCTCAGCAGCGACGTTGACGGTTGTGTGAAAACGAACGTGGGCACGCAGTTGCAGTTATTGGCAGAGCAGGTGACAAACCAGTATTCGCCCTCATTTGTGCCGACCATCATTTACGATGGC GTTTTCAATCAACAACTTCAGGATGCTTCGCAGTACGACTTCCGTGGTACCGTTTGTGCGCTGCTGCAGAAACGCGGCATCGTCAACGACTCGTGCAGCGAATGA
- the LOC126751110 gene encoding uncharacterized protein LOC126751110 produces MMDVKTAATKHSSNMDSVSNGNNEMLPARDEVDFIAVAAHNNNNNSIFDNKTMSNGLHSNSNTTSTIFTNSKTSTNEHLQYQQQQQQHKEIAKNKKKVVTNEEPKKKSSPKERLSLFSTLGRRISQKTLKQKDSNANESSTAHEKSTATATPSTTITNTVAKNAATNNNTSPRQRTFVKSSSIVRLLGNTYQQHAKKLEKPQLNIEKGKTPLDGKFHTYGGRRRTNGPYLDRFKHYSKDDADVTSNKNNNEEDAEQAMDFTDVLELEADTADELQRASSGLERFCDHSTVAAGEDEAAAELGSKTMRTLSRSLGRLWGKRLHSVDISTPDPEYKVSYLGNVLTGWAKGEGCVEKQLNTLWRNYTQNNKPDMIMRIKVCASGLKATTRQHGLTEYWANRITHCCAPKNYPRIFCWVYRHEGRKLKHELRCHAVLCSKEKVVQDICNTLKENLERALREFKREKILKQNARLSLANAAYENPSLPRRKILLSVGGNNYRPPLERSKSAPKLMAIEEAIGEEEGEDAEDTNEPEMKPCCQKDSLYPAMTLGRRRCRRGHSIRRTGKPRPLCGVSFDESQKLKHILAGDMKVDTCCHDKQLTKECASQQKATTPTTGLTEEQRNSYGSDDSDDFEKLLKYNDYDANTSLATELLPYFDMQLHKNTSSSLSDLCALKDDEEPLSLLPTINNDPMAHPEGDLLPSDCAQGMNGDIEEEESHVGLRRNGVCSDGEEDYLDADDMYFRQSRILNILHRNSMRKMAQISLSSDEGSSLETNASAPLQYRHQTQSSISSNASSNATTSSSLQDGHNGSSTGKRHSGADSDEGSISSGCETASTVTANQDDLSLQYRHDKQLLQQQQSALQYSDDAHFFNMADANESPITADEIYQRLEARLQRRQNSDATTFSSSSTITLKMSTGSDGSTPQSPNEPITQQSISEQPANALTNSTTRVRRQRQRQMVAATPPPPDCNADDTDSECSDESGYVEYQEREKTVREKIGDVERRQLQQQQLQEQQQHQPIAQKRQLKPQLPPKPLPRRTLSGASAAVSLAGAQRTSNSTTV; encoded by the exons ATGATGGACGTCAAAACAGCGGCTACAAAACATAGCAGCAACATGGACAGTGTTTCCAATGGCAACAATGAAATGTTGCCAGCGCGTGATGAGGTCGATTTTATTGCTGTGGctgcgcacaacaacaacaacaatagcatttTCGACAACAAAACAATGAGCAACGGATTGCATTCGAATTCGAATACAACTTCGACAATTTTCACGAACTCGAAAACGTCAACCAATGAACATTtacaatatcaacaacaacaacaacaacataaagaaATAGCAAAGAACAAAAAGAAAGTTGTCACAAATGAAGAACCAAAGAAAAAGAGTTCACCAAAAGAGCGCCTCTCCTTGTTCTCCACACTCGGGCGGCGCATCAGCCAGAAGACGTTGAAACAGAAGGACTCTAATGCTAACGAATCCAGCACAGCGCACGAAAAATCTACAGCTACGGCGACTCcgtcaacaacaataacaaacacgGTAGCTAAAAATGCtgctaccaacaacaacacgtcTCCCCGCCAGCGTACGTTTGTCAAGAGCTCTTCAATTGTCCGTCTTTTAGGCAACACCTATCAGCAGCACGCCAAAAAGCTGGAAAAGCCCCAGTTAAACATAGAGAAAGGTAAAACACCGTTAGATGGTAAATTCCATACATATGGCGGCAGACGTCGCACCAACGGTCCCTATTTGGATCGCTTCAAACACTATTCCAAAGACGATGCTGATGTTacctcaaataaaaacaataacgaaGAAGATGCAGAGCAAGCAATGGACTTCACCGATGTGCTGGAGTTAGAAGCAGATACCGCCGATGAACTGCAACGCGCTTCTAGCGGTTTGGAACGCTTTTGTGATCATAGCACGGTGGCGGCTGGTGAGGACGAGGCCGCCGCGGAATTGGGCAGCAAAACGATGCGTACGCTGTCGCGCAGCCTCGGACGGCTGTGGGGCAAACGTTTGCATAGTGTGGACATAAGCACGCCAGATCCTGAGTATAAGGTATCATATTTGGGCAACGTGCTAACCGGTTGGGCCAAAG GTGAGGGTTGCGTTGAAAAGCAACTGAACACACTGTGGCGCAACTATACCCAAAACAACAAGCCCGACATGATCATGCGCATTAAGGTATGCGCCAGTGGACTTAAAGCCACCACACGTCAACACGGACTCACCGAGTACTGGGCCAATCGTATCACGCATTGTTGTGCACCAAAGAACTACCCGCGCATCTTCTGTTGGGTGTATCGACATGAGGGGCGTAAACTAAAACATGAGCTGCGCTGTCACGCAGTGCTCTGCAGCAAGGAGAAGGTGGTGCAAGATATTTGCAATACATTGAAG GAGAATCTGGAGCGTGCACTGCGCGAATTTAAACgtgaaaaaattctcaagcaGAACGCTCGTCTCAGCCTGGCCAATGCAGCATATGAAAATCCCAGTTTGCCCCGACGTAAAATACTACTCAGTGTCGGTGGTAACAATTATCGACCACCGCTAGAGCGTTCCAAGTCCGCACCGAAGTTAATGGCCATCGAAGAGGCTATCGGTGAGGAAGAGGGCGAGGATGCTGAGGACACTAATGAGCCCGAAATGAAACCGTGTTGCCAAAAGGATTCACTATACCCTGCCATGACTTTGGGTCGCAGACGCTGTCGACGTGGTCACTCAATAAGACGCACAGGCAAACCACGTCCATTATGTGGCGTTTCCTTCGATGAATCACAAAAGCTTAAGCATATTTTAGCCGGAGACATGAAAGTAGACACTTGCTGTCATGACAAGCAATTAACCAAAGAATGCGCCAGCCAACAGAAAGCTACTACGCCAACCACAGGGTTAACCGAAGAGCAGCGTAATAGTTATGGTTCCGATGACTCGGATGACTTTGAGAAGTTGCTGAAATACAATGACTACGATGCTAATACATCGCTAGCAACAGAACTTTTGCCTTACTTCGATATGCAACTGCACAAGAACACCAGCAGCAGTCTCAGCGATTTGTGTGCGCTGAAGGATGACGAGGAGCCGCTCAGCTTACTGCCAACCATCAATAATGATCCTATGGCACATCCCGAGGGTGATCTGCTGCCCAGTGATTGTGCGCAAGGAATGAACGGCGACATAGAGGAGGAGGAATCGCATGTTGGCCTCCGACGCAATGGTGTCTGTAGCGATGGTGAGGAGGATTATCTAGACGCCGATGATATGTACTTTCGACAGTCGagaatcttaaatattttacaccGCAACTCAATGCGCAAAATGGCACAAATTTCGCTGAGCAGCGACGAGGGTAGCAGCTTGGAAACGAATGCCTCGGCGCCGCTCCAATACCGTCACCAAACACAATCTTCCATATCGTCAAACGCGTCTTCGAACGCCACCACCAGCAGCTCGTTGCAGGATGGACACAACGGTTCCTCAACCGGTAAACGTCACAGTGGCGCCGATAGCGATGAAGGCTCCATATCGAGCGGCTGTGAGACGGCCAGCACCGTGACGGCCAACCAAGATGATCTATCATTACAATACCGTCACGACAAACAGctgctgcagcaacaacaatcagcATTGCAGTACAGCGACGATGCACACTTTTTCAACATGGCCGACGCGAATGAATCACCCATCACAGCCGATGAAATCTACCAAAGACTCGAAGCGCGTCTGCAGCGTCGTCAAAACAGCGACGCCACCACATTCAGCAGTTCGAGCACAATAACACTGAAGATGAGCACAGGCAGTGACGGCTCTACGCCCCAGTCGCCGAATGAGCCAATCACCCAACAGTCCATAAGTGAACAACCTGCGAATGCTTTAACGAATAGTACAACGCGTGTACGCCGTCAACGGCAACGTCAAATGGTGGCAGCAACACCACCGCCACCCGACTGTAACGCCGACGACACGGACTCGGAGTGCAGCGACGAATCCGGCTATGTGGAGTATCAAGAGCGCGAGAAAACAGTGCGTGAGAAGATTGGCGATGTCGAAAGGCGtcagttgcaacagcaacaactgcaagaacagcaacaacatcaacctATTGCACAAAAACGCCAACTCAAGCCACAATTGCCGCCGAAACCGTTGCCGCGTCGCACTCTCAGCGGCGCCAGCGCGGCCGTGTCCTTGGCAGGCGCTCAGCGTACAAGTAACAGTACCACAGTGTGA